A genomic region of Anopheles coustani chromosome 3, idAnoCousDA_361_x.2, whole genome shotgun sequence contains the following coding sequences:
- the LOC131266486 gene encoding sorting nexin-8-like, with protein sequence MPVVVETNFHQQPVTASLMAVSPGVVVGAPETAPIALMEVSSRSVVEEGNQGRLVFSTGGGREPTAANPVDTTFTNGAGGGTNSASNSTGTGTPHPVSPWNGTRTRGQSRSPSLGDTFVSAAASSDLPYPSSSFSDSSDDSDTGPEAEEAELLDVSVTRSAFGYITTATITLSGSHSSLDAKDVIGSGQNQPEERSFAENRNLAVIPTVSSDTEQAGTFLSAGHAPSPSSESTSISMSIGSVGEDSTVRDLNEPHVSVKIITEKKGLFLKHSEYEIKLKGAEKPVRRRYKDFVTLHGYLAEKYPYRLLPTLPPKQLMLDAMLEERRRGLQTWLTIVSLHPVLGSSTIVGTFLRDATTDYQYRLRVAYEKQMDEYARLRPDVQLPAEDMDALAEGRTRMRRVQDDICRLKELFDDQTFRNEQALSERTEIADILKNTAMRESFPDGTFEHMSTSMRLATRQCEHNVRVQQRATTERLHVLLEVLHAHSLLCERIERGIFAEHQKARLKLASTDISSSSRTKTITATYNHGPLVMPPDGFVTSTDLTLLARRSAFALSCARSETELTERYLDSLPSILLSFAHEEQQHHQQMSKIWNRLIVSESSRVN encoded by the exons ATGCCCGTCGTTGTGgagacaaattttcatcagCAACCAGTAACAGCATCCCTCATGGCAGTTTCGCCTGGCGTAGTGGTTGGCGCACCGGAAACCGCCCCTATAGCGTTGATGGAAGTTTCGAGCCGCTCGGTGGTAGAAGAAGGCAACCAGGGAAGGCTGGTTTTTTCCACCGGTGGTGGTCGCGAACCGACCGCTGCCAACCCGGTCGACACGACGTTCACTAACGGCGCCGGTGGTGGAACAAATAGCGCCAGTAACAGCACCGGTACCGGCACCCCCCATCCAGTATCGCCGTGGAATGGCACACGTACCCGTGGGCAGTCCCGGTCACCGTCGCTCGGGGACACGTTCGTTTCGGCCGCTGCCTCGTCCGATCTGCCCTACCCGTCGTCATCCTTTTCGGACAGCTCGGACGATTCCGACACCGGACCCGAGGCGGAGGAAGCGGAATTGCTCGACGTCAGCGTGACTCGCAGTGCGTTCGGTTACATTACCACCGCCACCATTACCTTGAGCGGGAGCCACAGTTCTCTTGATGCCAAAGATGTCATCGGAAGCGGACAGAATCAACCGGAGGAAAGGTCGTTTGCGGAGAACAGAAACCTTGCGGTGATTCCCACCGTGTCATCGGATACGGAACAGGCGGGAACATTCCTCTCCGCAGGGCATGCACCGTCACCGTCCTCGGAGTCGACCTCTATTTCGATGTCTATAGGCTCGGTTG GTGAAGACTCCACCGTTCGTGACTTAAACGAGCCTCATGTAAGCGTGAAAATTATTACCGAGAAGAAAGGACTCTTCCTGAAGCATTCCGAATACGAG ATCAAACTGAAGGGCGCCGAGAAGCCAGTTCGGCGCCGATACAAAGATTTCGTCACGCTCCATGGATATCTGGCCGAGAAGTATCCGTATCG CCTCCTGCCGACGCTACCCCCCAAACAGTTGATGCTAGATGCCATGCTTGAAGAAAGGCGGCGTGGTTTGCAGACATGGCTCACGATCGTGTCGCTCCATCCGGTGCTGGGATCCAGCACTATAGTGGGAACATTCCTCCGGGATGCTACCACCGACTATCAGTACCGGTTGCGAGTGGCGTATGAGAAGCAAATGGACGAATACGCTCGACTGCGACCGGATGTGCAACTCCCGGCGGAAGACATGGACGCACTTGCCGAGGGACGAACTCGTATGCGGCGCGTTCAGGATGATATCTGTCGGTTGAAGGAGCTGTTCGATGATCAGACGTTCCGTAATGAACAGGCATTATCCGAACGGACTGAAATCGCTGACATACTGAAGAATACTGCCATGCGTGAGTCGTTCCCCGACGGAACGTTTGAGCATATGTCCACGAGCATGCGGCTCGCCACTAGACAGTGCGAACATAATGTTCGGGTTCAACAGCGTGCCACTACGGAACGATTGCACGTGCTGCTCGAAGTGTTGCATGCCCACAG TCTTCTATGTGAGCGAATTGAGAGAGGTATTTTTGCTGAACATCAGAAAGCTCGCCTAAAGTTGGCCAGCACTGACATCTCTAGCAGTAGTCGCACGAAGACGATCACAGCCACCTACAACCATGGACCTTTAGTGATG CCCCCTGATGGTTTCGTTACATCCACGGATCTTACCTTGCTTGCCCGCCGGTCGGCATTCGCGCTCAGCTGTGCCCGGAGCGAAACGGAACTGACCGAAAGGTACTTGGACTCGCTACCCTCAATTCTGCTGTCGTTCGCGCACGAGgaacagcagcaccatcagcag ATGTCGAAGATATGGAATCGGTTAATAGTTAGCGAGTCCAGCAGGGTCAACTAG
- the LOC131261025 gene encoding mucin-19: MGKEIDPADIGKHPDLIKKAQAEIAQCDVLVCGRCHTVFHLIELFREHKEKEPECKRSSTSPLHDCDEAQTKVWAFLLWKSTQQNAPTPGATNEKAGSGNSWKLYQTWVKLDDSVRDTWVVAGKTIQSFGKTGSGSLHEMPVKITKTIVEKTDEQKPGTPAGVNAQNRVITPVRKPGDVKTSPGLLDPKSRTPGVGGGVVGAVKKPDVPVKPGTVPGKRSIAKRTHPKTGEVTEEEVEKILAKRFSPGIKMHEYLVKWSKMTNEHNTWEPLTHLHSCQSVLEYFEVQLAKQKEQRAAAAARALQQQRQEKAKGPGSGPGTPAGATGTNATQSAGSSPLSPSNAMRPNRVSKTNAVDRVKLWSSGNQDGSSEEGGIKRKLDDSENDAATDQDGSESPKKMRTDSNSAINDALNKVSQSSSVKIVSVSATGAGIKASPGGSATVNGGTGSPSSATVKDSNAAEVVIIKSPKDGVPSGISKKPVGMLAGGGTAINRGVLLRGEAKVKIVPKSEPGGIFKIKPETSSQASQQQQQQQGGSPASGSTTSTSSNSTVVTSSATTPRPVTIHSSSTLAASDSSSGVTTRFIRRNVDGTPQIVRQTIRKAPKVVSSTPGLQRQGIPAGRPIGSAPSTPLGASRPAGTASGAQQRSSLTPRVGSTIAPRPVTRVVPGTPSNVVRTATASSEQKLNALRKQGVNVVKHVVTTSSTKTKPSNDDEDDGMMNDGFPSNLPLPTPPSPPRALTLCPVTGKVLGQAEGEPTPVPSPENESEEKKPGAVKKEEADQQQRASGSEAAETDQQQLVVAGGGDQTDMQVQQLMTNEDGSPIIVAGEDGTLYQVAGKNAEGQTILIAQGADGEQSCVLVTSQEGEEEAQPGTAGVLTLDAAVSEAVAVPQEGQQLTEEQAAQYQQAVDTNQQLTIQTEDSQDGQITAEVVQADQPSPGGTRRVVLLLPDGSFMMTEVNDEQYQSLNLVN; encoded by the exons ATGGGCAAAGAAATCGATCCCGCCGATATAGGCAAGCATCCGGATCTGATTAAAAAGGCGCAAGCGGAAATCGCACAATGTGACGTGTTGGTGTGCGGCCGGTGCCACACGGTGTTTCATCTCATTGAGCTGTTCCGCGAGCACAAGGAAAAGGAACCGGAATGCAAGCGATCCTCGACGTCGCCGCTGCACGACTGCGACGAGGCGCAGACGAAGGTGTGGGCCTTCCTGCTGTGGAAGTCGACGCAGCAGAATGCACCAACGCCCGGTGCCACCAATGAGAAGGCCGGTTCGGGCAACTCCTGGAAGCTGTACCAGACGTGGGTGAAGCTGGACGATTCCGTGCGCGACACCTGGGTCGTAGCCGGCAAAACTATACAGTCGTTTGGGAAG actgGCTCTGGCAGCCTTCACGAGATGCCTGTGAAGATCACTAAAACTATCGTGGAAAAAACTGACGAGCAAA AACCCGGAACACCAGCTGGTGTTAATGCTCAGAATCGTGTCATAACACCGGTTCGCAAGCCTGGAGATGTGAAAACTTCACCCGGTTTACTCGATCCAAAGAGTCGAACCCCTGGCGTGGGTGGGGGTGTGGTCGGTGCGGTGAAAAAACCAGACGTACCAGTGAAGCCTGGAACGGTGCCTGGTAAGCGATCCATTGCCAAACGTACCCATCCAAAAACGGGCGAAGTCACCGAAGAAGAGGTAGAGAAAATTCTGGCCAAGCGCTTCAGCCCCGGCATTAAGATGCACGAGTATCTGGTCAAGTGGAGCAAGATGACAAACGAGCACAACACCTGGGAGCCACTGACGCACCTGCATTCGTGCCAGAGCGTACTGGAGTACTTCGAGGTGCAGCTGGCCAAGCAGAAGGAGCAGCGAGCGGCGGCTGCAGCCCGAGCTCTGCAACAGCAGCGTCAGGAAAAGGCTAAGGGTCCGGGCAGTGGGCCAGGAACTCCTGCCGGTGCGACGGGTACCAATGCCACACAATCGGCCGGTTCCAGTCCGTTGTCCCCGTCCAATGCGATGCGCCCGAACAGAGTCTCGAAAACAAATGCAGTTGATCGGGTGAAACTGTGGTCGTCCGGTAATCAGGACGGCTCGTCGGAGGAAGGTGGCATTAAGCGTAAGCTGGACGATAGCGAAAACGACGCCGCGACTGACCAGGATGGTAGCGAATCGCCGAAGAAGATGCGCACCGATTCAAACAGCGCCATCAACGATGCTCTCAACAAGGTGTCCCAGAGCAGTAGTGTAAAGATCGTATCTGTGTCGGCAACAGGAGCCGGCATCAAAGCGTCTCCGGGTGGGTCCGCCACCGTGAACGGTGGTACGGGCTCCCCCTCATCAGCCACGGTGAAAGACAGCAATGCAGCTGAGGTGGTTATCATTAAATCACCGAAGGATGGTGTACCGAGCGGTATCAGCAAGAAGCCGGTCGGTATGCTAGCCGGCGGCGGCACGGCCATCAACCGGGGCGTTCTACTTCGCGGGGAAGCAAAGGTAAAGATCGTTCCAAAGTCTGAACCGGGTGGTATATTTAAGATCAAACCAGAAACATCATCACAGGCctctcagcagcaacagcagcagcaaggtgGTAGCCCGGCAAGCGGCTCAACGACCAGCACGTCCTCCAACTCCACCGTCGTCACGTCATCGGCCACCACCCCGCGTCCGGTGACGATTCATTCCTCATCAACGTTGGCTGCCAGCGACTCATCCAGCGGTGTAACGACACGCTTCATACGCCGAAACGTCGATGGAACGCCGCAAATCGTTCGCCAGACCATTCGCAAGGCACCAAAGGTAGTGTCCAGTACACCGGGATTGCAGAGGCAAGGGATACCGGCAGGGCGACCGATAGGGAGCGCTCCCAGCACCCCGCTTGGTGCATCGAGACCGGCGGGCACCGCTTCCGGGGCTCAGCAGCGTTCTTCACTTACGCCGCGGGTTGGTAGCACAATAGCGCCTCGGCCAGTCACCCGCGTAGTACCAGGCACTCCCAGTAATGTTGTTCGAACGGCTACCGCTTCGTCGGAACAGAAGCTGAACGCACTCCGTAAGCAGGGCGTCAACGTCGTCAAACATGTCGTCACGACCtcatcaacaaaaacaaagccatcgaacgacgacgaagacgatggTATGATGAACGATGGATTTCCCTCCAATCTCCCACTGCCTACCCCGCCGAGCCCACCCCGTGCACTCACCCTTTGCCCGGTGACCGGTAAGGTGCTGGGTCAGGCGGAAGGTGAACCGACGCCCGTTCCGAGCCCGGAAAACGAATCTGAAGAGAAAAAACCAGGAGCAGTAAAGAAGGAAGAGGCTGACCAGCAGCAGAGAGCGAGTGGCAGTGAAGCAGCGGAAACCGATCAACAGCAGCTGGTGGTGGCCGGCGGCGGTGACCAGACGGACATGCAAGTCCAGCAACTGATGACAAACGAGGACGGTTCGCCGATCATTGTGGCGGGTGAGGACGGTACGTTGTATCAAGTGGCAGGCAAGAACGCCGAGGGACAGACCATTCTGATTGCCCAGGGGGCCGATGGAGAACAGAGCTGCGTGCTAGTGACCTCACAGGAGGGTGAGGAGGAGGCGCAACCCGGTACCGCTGGGGTACTAACGCTTGACGCGGCCGTTTCCGAAGCCGTTGCTGTGCCGCAAGAG GGACAACAGTTGACGGAAGAGCAAGCGGCACAGTACCAGCAGGCGGTTGACACCAATCAGCAGCTTACAATTCAAACGGAAGACTCGCAGGATGGTCAAATAACGGCCGAAGTGGTGCAAGCTGACCAACCATCGCCAG GTGGTACGCGGAGAGTTGTTCTTCTCCTGCCTGATGGAAGCTTCATGATGACGGAGGTTAACGACGAGCAGTACCAATCGCTTAATCTGGTTAACTAA